From a single Streptomyces liliifuscus genomic region:
- a CDS encoding GMC family oxidoreductase produces MPEEQNTYDYVVIGGGTAGSVIASRLTENPDVTVAVIEGGPSDVDREDVLTLRRWMGLLGGELDYDYPTTEQPRGNSHIRHSRARVLGGCSSHNTLIAFKPLPSDWDEWEAAGAKGWGAVPMEAYFPRLRNNIVPVDEKDRNAIARDFVDAAQSTLEVPRVEGFNKQPFTEGVGFFDLAYHPENNKRSSASVAYLHPFMDERPNLHILLETWAYKLEVDGTRACGVHVRTKDGEEVLVKARNEVLLCAGAVDSPRLLMHSGIGPRQDLEALGIPVVHDLPGVGENLLDHPESVIVWETDGPIPENSAMDSDAGLFVRRDPEHAGPDLMFHFYQVPFTDNPERIGYERPAHGVSMTPNIPKPRSRGRLYLTSADPAEKPALDFRYFTDEDDYDGRTLVDGIRIAREIAKSEPLAHWLKREVCPGPDITGDEELSVYARSVAHTVYHPAGTCRMGASDDQLAVVDPELRIRGLEGIRIADASVFPTMPAVNPMIGVLMVGEKCVDLLGGDA; encoded by the coding sequence ATGCCCGAAGAACAGAACACGTACGACTACGTCGTCATAGGCGGCGGCACCGCGGGATCGGTCATCGCCTCCCGGCTCACCGAGAACCCGGACGTCACCGTCGCCGTCATCGAGGGCGGCCCGAGTGACGTCGACCGCGAGGACGTCCTGACCCTGCGGCGCTGGATGGGCCTGCTCGGCGGGGAGCTGGACTACGACTACCCGACGACCGAGCAGCCGCGTGGCAACTCGCACATCCGGCACAGCCGCGCCCGTGTCCTCGGCGGCTGCTCCTCGCACAACACGCTCATCGCGTTCAAGCCGCTGCCGTCCGACTGGGACGAGTGGGAGGCGGCGGGCGCCAAGGGCTGGGGCGCGGTACCGATGGAGGCGTACTTCCCGCGGCTGCGCAACAACATCGTGCCGGTCGACGAGAAGGACCGGAACGCCATCGCCCGCGACTTCGTCGACGCCGCGCAGTCGACGCTCGAAGTGCCGCGCGTGGAGGGCTTCAACAAGCAGCCGTTCACCGAGGGCGTCGGCTTCTTCGACCTCGCGTACCACCCGGAGAACAACAAGCGGTCGAGCGCGTCGGTCGCCTACCTGCATCCGTTCATGGACGAACGGCCCAACCTCCACATCCTCCTGGAGACGTGGGCGTACAAGCTGGAGGTCGACGGGACGCGCGCCTGCGGTGTGCACGTACGCACCAAGGACGGCGAGGAAGTCCTCGTCAAGGCCAGGAACGAAGTGCTGCTGTGCGCCGGCGCCGTCGACTCACCGCGGCTGCTCATGCACTCCGGCATCGGGCCGCGCCAGGACCTCGAAGCGCTCGGCATCCCCGTCGTCCACGACCTGCCGGGCGTCGGCGAGAACCTGCTCGACCACCCCGAGTCGGTCATCGTCTGGGAGACGGACGGGCCGATCCCCGAGAACTCCGCGATGGACTCCGACGCGGGCCTGTTCGTGCGGCGCGACCCCGAACACGCGGGCCCGGACCTGATGTTCCACTTCTACCAGGTCCCCTTCACGGACAATCCGGAGCGCATCGGCTACGAACGCCCCGCGCACGGAGTCTCGATGACCCCGAACATCCCCAAGCCGCGCAGCCGAGGCCGCCTCTATCTGACGAGCGCCGACCCGGCGGAGAAGCCCGCCCTCGACTTCCGCTACTTCACGGACGAGGACGACTACGACGGCCGCACCCTCGTCGACGGCATCAGGATCGCCCGCGAGATCGCCAAGTCCGAGCCGCTCGCGCACTGGCTCAAGCGCGAGGTGTGTCCGGGGCCCGACATCACCGGCGACGAGGAACTCAGCGTGTACGCCCGGTCGGTGGCGCACACCGTGTACCACCCGGCGGGAACCTGCCGCATGGGCGCCTCCGACGACCAACTGGCCGTCGTGGACCCCGAGTTGCGCATCCGTGGCCTCGAAGGCATCCGGATCGCCGACGCGTCGGTCTTCCCGACCATGCCCGCCGTGAACCCGATGATCGGGGTGCTCATGGTCGGCGAGAAGTGCGTGGACCTGCTGGGAGGCGATGCGTGA
- a CDS encoding aldehyde dehydrogenase family protein: MSGHQAQQTIHVGGEWRAAASGATRDILDPADAKTFAVVAEGGVPDTDAAVEAARRAFDHGEWPHTPVTERAALLRRVADLLVRDREQLGLLESRDAGKTLEEGRVDIDCVADAFRYFADLVVGEGGGRVVDAGSDDIHSVVVHEPVGVCAMITPWNYPLLQASWKIAPALAAGNTFVVKPSEITPLTTVALIELLVEAGLPEGVANIVTGPGHSVGARLAEHPDVDLVSFTGGLVSGTKVAQAAAVTVKKVALELGGKNPNVVFADACATEEGFDTAVDQALNAAFIHSGQVCSAGSRLIIEESVRERFVAELARRAERIRLGRGTEDGVECGPLVSADQREKTESYVASALAEGAVLRAGGARPEPSAERPATGYFYEPTVLDQCHRDMRVVREEVFGPVLTVETFRTEDEAVALANDTEYGLAGGVWTADAGRARRVAGRLRHGTVWINDFHPYLPQAEWGGFGKSGVGRELGPAGLAEYRETKHVYQNLAPKPVRWFAG; encoded by the coding sequence ATGTCGGGACACCAGGCGCAGCAGACGATTCACGTGGGCGGAGAGTGGCGTGCGGCCGCCTCAGGGGCCACTCGCGACATTCTCGACCCGGCGGACGCCAAGACGTTCGCCGTGGTCGCCGAAGGCGGCGTACCGGACACGGACGCCGCCGTCGAGGCCGCCCGGCGCGCCTTCGACCACGGAGAGTGGCCACACACGCCCGTCACCGAGCGGGCCGCGCTCCTGCGCCGCGTCGCCGACCTCCTCGTACGCGACCGCGAACAGCTCGGGCTCCTGGAGAGCCGGGACGCGGGCAAGACCCTGGAGGAGGGGCGCGTCGACATCGACTGTGTCGCCGACGCCTTCCGGTACTTCGCCGATCTCGTCGTCGGAGAGGGTGGCGGACGGGTCGTCGACGCCGGGTCGGACGACATCCACAGCGTCGTCGTGCACGAACCCGTCGGCGTCTGCGCGATGATCACGCCCTGGAACTACCCTCTGCTGCAGGCGAGTTGGAAGATCGCGCCCGCCCTCGCCGCCGGGAACACCTTTGTCGTCAAGCCGAGCGAGATCACCCCGCTGACCACGGTCGCCCTCATCGAGCTGCTGGTCGAGGCCGGTCTTCCCGAGGGTGTCGCCAACATCGTCACCGGGCCCGGCCACAGCGTCGGCGCCCGGCTCGCCGAGCACCCGGACGTCGACCTCGTGTCGTTCACCGGCGGGCTCGTCAGCGGTACGAAGGTCGCGCAGGCCGCCGCCGTCACCGTGAAGAAGGTCGCCCTCGAACTCGGCGGCAAGAACCCCAACGTCGTCTTCGCCGACGCCTGCGCCACGGAGGAAGGGTTCGACACCGCCGTCGACCAGGCCCTCAACGCCGCCTTCATCCACAGCGGGCAGGTCTGCTCCGCCGGCTCCCGGCTCATCATCGAGGAGTCCGTGCGCGAGCGCTTCGTCGCCGAACTGGCGCGGCGGGCCGAGCGGATACGGCTCGGCCGCGGCACCGAGGACGGCGTCGAGTGCGGACCGCTCGTCTCCGCCGACCAGCGCGAGAAGACCGAGTCGTACGTCGCCTCCGCGCTCGCCGAGGGCGCGGTGCTGCGAGCCGGCGGCGCCCGCCCCGAGCCGTCCGCCGAGCGGCCCGCCACCGGCTACTTCTACGAGCCGACCGTCCTGGACCAGTGCCACCGAGACATGCGGGTCGTCCGGGAAGAGGTGTTCGGCCCGGTCCTGACCGTCGAGACCTTCCGCACGGAGGACGAGGCCGTCGCGCTCGCCAACGACACGGAGTACGGGCTCGCGGGCGGCGTCTGGACCGCCGACGCGGGGCGCGCCCGGCGCGTCGCCGGCCGGCTGCGGCACGGCACCGTCTGGATCAACGACTTCCACCCCTACCTCCCGCAGGCGGAGTGGGGCGGCTTCGGCAAGAGCGGTGTGGGGCGCGAACTCGGGCCCGCGGGGCTCGCCGAGTACCGCGAGACCAAGCACGTCTACCAGAACCTCGCGCCGAAGCCCGTCCGGTGGTTCGCGGGCTGA
- a CDS encoding bifunctional helix-turn-helix transcriptional regulator/GNAT family N-acetyltransferase produces MEPVKASVSAEHVTTLRRFNRYFTRRIGVLDDHYLGQDRPLGEARLLFEIGTGASLKELRTRLGLDAGYLSRMVRALEGQGLVRVSVHPSDSRLRLAELTEAGRAELAEQNRRADGLAEGLLDGLSEEQRGRLTEAVTVAERLLRLAAVGVRAVDARSADARACLAGFAAELDERFPEGYATTDLVPPEQIAVLLVAYEEERAVGCGALCALDADTAEIRHLWVHPDARGLGLGRRLLTALEHAAARRGHHVVRLDTHEVLKEAAAMYRTSGYVEIPAYDANEHASYWFEKVLVPPG; encoded by the coding sequence ATGGAGCCAGTGAAAGCGTCAGTGTCCGCGGAGCACGTGACCACCCTGCGCCGCTTCAACCGGTACTTCACCCGCCGGATCGGTGTGCTCGACGATCACTACCTCGGGCAGGACCGGCCGCTCGGCGAGGCGCGCCTGCTGTTCGAGATCGGGACCGGCGCGTCACTGAAGGAGCTGAGGACCCGACTCGGCCTGGACGCCGGGTACTTGAGCCGGATGGTGCGCGCGCTGGAGGGCCAGGGGCTCGTCCGGGTCAGCGTGCACCCCTCCGACAGCAGGCTGCGGCTCGCGGAGCTCACGGAGGCCGGGCGGGCGGAGCTCGCGGAGCAGAACCGGCGGGCCGACGGACTCGCCGAGGGGCTGCTCGACGGGCTGAGCGAGGAGCAGCGGGGGCGGCTGACGGAGGCCGTCACGGTGGCCGAGCGGCTGCTGCGGCTGGCCGCGGTCGGTGTCAGGGCCGTCGACGCCCGGTCGGCCGACGCGCGCGCCTGCCTGGCCGGCTTCGCCGCCGAGCTCGACGAGCGGTTCCCCGAGGGATACGCCACCACGGATCTCGTACCGCCGGAGCAGATCGCGGTCCTCCTCGTCGCGTACGAGGAGGAGCGTGCCGTCGGCTGCGGGGCGCTGTGCGCACTCGACGCGGACACCGCCGAGATCCGGCACCTCTGGGTGCACCCGGACGCCCGCGGACTCGGCCTCGGGCGGCGGCTGTTGACCGCCCTGGAACATGCGGCCGCCCGGCGCGGGCATCACGTCGTACGCCTCGACACGCACGAGGTCCTCAAGGAGGCCGCCGCGATGTACCGCACGAGCGGGTACGTCGAGATCCCGGCGTACGACGCGAACGAGCACGCCAGTTACTGGTTCGAGAAGGTCCTGGTCCCGCCCGGCTGA
- a CDS encoding malate dehydrogenase: protein MTRTPVNVTVTGAAGQIGYALLFRIASGQLLGADVPVKLRLLEITPALKAAEGTAMELDDCAFPLLQGIDITDDPNVAFDGTNVGLLVGARPRTKGMERGDLLEANGGIFKPQGKAINDNAADDVKILVVGNPANTNALIAQAAAPDVPAERFTAMTRLDHNRALTQLAKKTGSTVADIKRLTIWGNHSATQYPDIFQATIAGKNAAETVNDEKWLAEEFIPTVAKRGAAIIEARGASSAASAANAAIDHVYTWVNGTADGDWTSMGIPSDGSYGVPEGLISSFPVTTKDGSYEIVQGLDINEFSRARIDASVKELEEEREAVRGLGLL, encoded by the coding sequence ATGACCCGCACTCCCGTGAACGTCACCGTCACCGGCGCGGCCGGCCAGATCGGTTACGCCCTGCTCTTCCGCATCGCCTCCGGCCAGCTGCTCGGCGCGGACGTGCCGGTCAAGCTGCGTCTCCTGGAGATCACGCCGGCGCTGAAGGCCGCCGAGGGCACCGCCATGGAGCTCGACGACTGCGCCTTCCCGCTCCTTCAGGGCATCGACATCACGGACGACCCGAACGTCGCCTTCGACGGCACGAACGTCGGTCTCCTCGTCGGCGCCCGCCCCCGCACCAAGGGCATGGAGCGCGGTGACCTCCTGGAGGCCAACGGCGGCATCTTCAAGCCCCAGGGCAAGGCCATCAACGACAACGCCGCGGACGACGTCAAGATCCTCGTCGTCGGCAACCCGGCCAACACCAACGCCCTCATCGCCCAGGCCGCCGCCCCGGACGTACCGGCCGAGCGCTTCACCGCGATGACCCGCCTGGACCACAACCGCGCGCTCACGCAGCTCGCGAAGAAGACGGGTTCGACGGTCGCGGACATCAAGCGCCTCACCATCTGGGGCAACCACTCCGCCACCCAGTACCCCGACATCTTCCAGGCCACGATCGCCGGCAAGAACGCCGCCGAGACCGTGAACGACGAGAAGTGGCTGGCCGAGGAGTTCATCCCGACCGTCGCCAAGCGCGGTGCCGCCATCATCGAGGCGCGCGGCGCCTCCTCGGCCGCCTCGGCCGCGAACGCCGCCATCGACCACGTGTACACGTGGGTCAACGGCACGGCGGACGGCGACTGGACCTCGATGGGCATCCCGTCCGACGGTTCGTACGGCGTTCCGGAGGGCCTCATCTCCTCCTTCCCCGTCACCACGAAGGACGGCTCGTACGAGATCGTCCAGGGCCTCGACATCAACGAGTTCTCCCGCGCCCGCATCGACGCGTCGGTGAAGGAGCTGGAGGAGGAGCGCGAGGCGGTCCGCGGACTCGGCCTCCTCTGA
- a CDS encoding helix-turn-helix domain-containing protein: protein MPRWRALPDELDPQVREFASQLRRLVDRGGLSVAAVADRTGYSKTSWERYLNGRLLAPKGAIVALAEVTGTNPVHLTTMWELAERAWSRSEMRHDMTMEAIRISQARAALGEFGSTPAKGGRNGKQARAGGSATGAPTPGIAGPAGVAPTVPPQTPVQGEERRTPHGAGAGNASGGASGSRGGGWGAVATPSGASGSAGGYGYPGGLGASSAGASGSAGVSGGSGASGLGPSGSFGPPGTAGPAGASGSAGGPPQDARPRSGGSPDGKRGKRRLTMFLAGVVGALVVIAAAVFLTDGGGDDKAGSDTTPSPTPTASKELPAGVECFGADCAGKDPENMGCGGTLATTVEKAVVGTAQVEVRYSETCGAAWARITAAGPGDEVRITAGKAAAQTAEVDTDTDAYTPMVAVKNATEAKACATLQTSGEEGCTK from the coding sequence ATGCCTCGTTGGAGGGCCTTGCCGGATGAACTCGATCCGCAGGTCAGGGAGTTCGCCAGCCAGCTGCGCCGGTTGGTCGACCGTGGCGGACTGAGTGTCGCCGCCGTGGCCGACCGCACCGGGTACAGCAAGACGTCCTGGGAGCGGTATCTGAACGGCCGACTGCTCGCGCCGAAGGGCGCGATCGTGGCTTTGGCCGAGGTGACCGGGACCAATCCCGTCCATCTGACGACGATGTGGGAGCTTGCCGAGAGGGCCTGGAGCCGCTCGGAGATGCGCCACGACATGACCATGGAAGCGATCCGGATCTCCCAGGCGCGTGCCGCGCTCGGAGAGTTCGGGTCGACTCCGGCCAAGGGGGGACGGAACGGGAAGCAGGCGCGCGCCGGGGGTAGTGCGACGGGGGCGCCCACGCCGGGTATCGCGGGGCCTGCGGGGGTGGCTCCCACGGTGCCGCCGCAGACTCCGGTGCAGGGGGAGGAGCGGCGGACGCCGCACGGCGCCGGTGCAGGCAACGCCTCCGGCGGGGCCTCGGGTTCGCGCGGTGGCGGCTGGGGAGCCGTCGCCACGCCTTCGGGGGCGTCCGGGTCGGCCGGGGGGTACGGATACCCCGGGGGTCTGGGTGCGTCGAGTGCCGGTGCGTCCGGCTCCGCCGGTGTGTCCGGTGGTTCCGGTGCGTCGGGCCTCGGTCCGTCGGGTTCCTTCGGGCCGCCCGGCACGGCCGGTCCGGCAGGTGCGTCCGGTTCGGCCGGGGGGCCGCCTCAGGACGCGCGTCCGCGTTCGGGCGGTTCGCCCGACGGGAAGCGTGGGAAGCGGCGGCTCACGATGTTCCTCGCGGGGGTCGTGGGCGCGCTCGTGGTGATAGCCGCGGCCGTGTTCCTCACGGACGGCGGGGGCGACGACAAGGCCGGGAGCGACACCACGCCGTCGCCGACGCCGACCGCCAGCAAGGAGCTGCCGGCCGGTGTCGAGTGCTTCGGCGCGGACTGCGCGGGCAAGGACCCGGAGAACATGGGCTGCGGCGGCACGCTCGCGACGACGGTCGAGAAGGCCGTCGTCGGCACCGCCCAGGTCGAGGTCCGCTACAGCGAGACGTGCGGGGCCGCCTGGGCCCGCATCACCGCGGCGGGGCCCGGCGACGAGGTCCGGATCACGGCGGGCAAGGCTGCCGCCCAGACCGCCGAGGTCGACACGGACACCGACGCCTACACCCCGATGGTCGCCGTGAAGAACGCCACCGAGGCCAAGGCCTGCGCCACCCTGCAGACCTCGGGCGAGGAGGGCTGCACCAAGTAA
- a CDS encoding helix-turn-helix domain-containing protein, which yields MSAWQPLPADLPPEVGHFVEQLRLLKDRTGLSLVALGERTAYSKSSWHRYLNATQPPPRQAVVALCKVAGADAERFGVRWELAVRAWPRTVAPAAAPAGVTGGAGMSAGARGAADDGGYEDDPTVPWWDLLAETPEPESVPARDSWPASHRLLLYALVLVLVLLLTAVIGAITLA from the coding sequence ATGAGCGCCTGGCAGCCACTGCCTGCGGACCTTCCGCCGGAAGTGGGGCACTTCGTGGAGCAGCTGCGGCTGCTCAAGGACCGTACGGGGCTCAGCCTGGTCGCCCTGGGCGAGCGCACGGCGTACAGCAAGTCCTCCTGGCACCGCTACCTGAACGCGACACAGCCCCCGCCCCGGCAGGCGGTCGTCGCCCTGTGCAAGGTCGCGGGGGCGGACGCCGAGCGCTTCGGCGTCCGCTGGGAGCTGGCGGTGCGGGCGTGGCCACGAACGGTGGCTCCGGCGGCGGCTCCCGCAGGCGTGACCGGGGGCGCGGGCATGAGCGCCGGTGCGCGCGGGGCGGCGGACGACGGCGGGTACGAGGACGACCCCACGGTCCCCTGGTGGGACCTGCTCGCCGAGACACCGGAACCGGAATCCGTCCCCGCCAGGGATTCCTGGCCCGCCTCGCACCGTCTGCTGCTCTACGCCCTCGTGCTCGTGCTCGTCCTGCTGCTGACCGCGGTGATCGGTGCCATCACCCTGGCGTGA
- a CDS encoding DUF3017 domain-containing protein: MREGEPTVRDAVSAPGPDGEPQRTTRRFPLFTRDTARPEGGGRAAPRDAPAPARQWPILAVIGTVGLGLLLTALDAFKFGTLLIGLALLAGGVMRWMLPDVGMLAVRSRFTDLVTYGVLGVTIALLAMMAQPNPWLEIPFLDDTLHFTIRT; this comes from the coding sequence GTGCGCGAGGGTGAACCCACCGTGCGGGACGCCGTCAGCGCGCCCGGACCGGACGGAGAGCCGCAGCGGACCACGCGCCGGTTTCCGCTGTTCACGCGGGACACCGCGCGGCCCGAGGGCGGTGGCAGGGCGGCTCCGCGCGACGCGCCCGCCCCCGCGCGTCAGTGGCCGATCCTCGCGGTCATCGGCACCGTCGGACTCGGTCTGCTGCTGACCGCGCTCGACGCCTTCAAGTTCGGCACCCTGCTGATCGGTCTCGCGCTGCTCGCGGGCGGCGTCATGCGCTGGATGCTGCCCGACGTGGGCATGCTCGCCGTCCGCTCCAGGTTCACCGACCTCGTCACGTACGGCGTCCTGGGCGTGACGATCGCGCTGCTCGCGATGATGGCGCAGCCCAACCCGTGGCTGGAGATCCCGTTCCTGGACGACACGCTGCACTTCACGATCAGGACCTAG
- a CDS encoding bifunctional methylenetetrahydrofolate dehydrogenase/methenyltetrahydrofolate cyclohydrolase translates to MTAQILDGKATAAAIKSDLTVRVAALREKGITPGLGTVLVGDDPGSQKYVAGKHRDCAQVGIASIQRELPATATQEEIEAVVRELNEDPACTGYIVQLPLPKGIDENRILELMDPDKDADGLHPMNLGRLVLNEPAPLPCTPNGVLTLLRQYGVEIKGAEVVVVGRGVTIGRPMPLLLTRRSENATVTQCHTGTRDLASHLRRADIIVAAAGSAHLIRPEDVKPGAAVLDVGVSRSAEGKIVGDVHPGVAEVAAWISPNPGGVGPMTRAQLLVNVVEAAERSAV, encoded by the coding sequence ATGACCGCCCAGATTCTCGATGGCAAGGCCACCGCAGCCGCGATCAAGTCCGATCTGACCGTCCGCGTGGCGGCCCTGAGGGAGAAGGGCATCACGCCCGGCCTCGGAACCGTCCTGGTGGGCGACGACCCCGGCAGCCAGAAGTACGTCGCGGGCAAGCACCGCGACTGCGCCCAGGTCGGTATCGCCTCCATTCAGCGGGAACTGCCCGCGACCGCCACGCAGGAGGAGATCGAGGCGGTCGTCCGCGAGCTCAACGAGGACCCGGCCTGCACCGGTTACATCGTCCAGCTGCCGCTGCCCAAGGGCATCGACGAGAACCGCATCCTGGAGCTGATGGACCCGGACAAGGACGCGGACGGGCTTCATCCGATGAACCTCGGCCGCCTCGTCCTGAACGAGCCGGCCCCGCTGCCCTGCACCCCCAACGGCGTCCTGACCCTCCTGCGCCAGTACGGCGTGGAGATCAAGGGCGCCGAGGTCGTGGTCGTGGGCCGTGGCGTGACGATCGGCCGCCCGATGCCGCTGCTGCTCACGCGCCGCTCCGAGAACGCGACGGTGACGCAGTGCCACACCGGCACCCGCGACCTCGCCTCGCATCTGCGCCGGGCCGACATCATCGTCGCCGCGGCGGGCTCCGCGCATCTGATCCGCCCCGAGGACGTGAAGCCCGGGGCGGCCGTCCTCGACGTCGGCGTCTCCCGCAGCGCCGAGGGCAAGATCGTGGGCGACGTCCACCCCGGCGTCGCCGAGGTCGCCGCCTGGATCTCCCCGAACCCCGGCGGAGTGGGCCCGATGACCCGCGCCCAGCTCCTCGTCAACGTGGTCGAGGCGGCGGAACGCAGTGCCGTCTGA
- a CDS encoding FHA domain-containing protein: MYSIIVVPPPTTEDGHNGTYGGASGGTSGDAHGGTYAAKRTSPQIRLAPGERLPFGRSATGNGLAIAHEGVSRHAGEITAQGAFWVLSNLSARQTYVVENPEGAGEHIKVGPGRLDAPVPFEFSRIVLPAAGDLLPIEVWAPRHDYLRSPGGLDGATTTPAFSVDRTKRYFAVLAALCEPRLRGEPHAPLPTVDQVVERLRPHWPAASRTSVQWNIDYLAVKLRLKPGPDTADTGPRLNGKKESLVSLALRFDLVREDDLLVLTEPASRAAR, encoded by the coding sequence TTGTACAGCATCATCGTGGTACCTCCGCCGACCACGGAGGACGGACACAACGGCACGTACGGCGGCGCGAGCGGTGGCACCAGCGGCGACGCGCACGGCGGCACATACGCCGCGAAACGCACCAGCCCCCAGATCCGGCTCGCGCCCGGCGAGCGGCTGCCCTTCGGGCGTTCCGCGACCGGCAACGGACTTGCAATCGCACACGAAGGCGTTTCCCGGCACGCCGGTGAGATCACCGCGCAGGGCGCCTTCTGGGTACTGAGCAACCTCTCGGCCCGCCAGACGTACGTGGTGGAGAACCCGGAGGGCGCGGGCGAGCACATCAAGGTCGGACCCGGGCGGCTGGACGCACCGGTCCCCTTCGAGTTCTCCCGGATCGTGCTCCCGGCGGCGGGCGACCTGCTGCCCATCGAGGTGTGGGCACCCCGCCACGACTATCTGCGCTCGCCCGGGGGCCTGGACGGGGCGACGACCACGCCCGCGTTCTCCGTCGACCGCACCAAGCGGTACTTCGCGGTCCTGGCCGCCCTCTGCGAGCCCCGACTGCGCGGTGAACCGCACGCCCCACTGCCCACGGTCGACCAGGTCGTGGAGCGGCTGCGGCCCCACTGGCCCGCCGCGTCCCGCACCTCGGTCCAGTGGAACATCGACTACCTGGCCGTGAAACTGCGGCTCAAGCCGGGCCCAGACACGGCGGACACGGGCCCGCGCCTCAACGGCAAGAAGGAGTCCCTGGTCTCCCTGGCCCTGCGTTTCGATCTCGTACGGGAGGACGACCTGCTCGTTCTGACGGAGCCGGCGAGCCGGGCGGCGCGGTGA
- a CDS encoding serine/threonine protein kinase, with translation MTEAYAVSVPKGYRVGAWEVRDPIATGAFGSVYEARCAHPREGLPKSAALKFLPTGTGTPRQLTHLRELAEREVELHRRLTRPRLIRMYETLTVDDPGHPELDGATVLVLERAEGSLAALLARSPHPPHGPALLAQTCEGLAQLHSAGWVHGDLKPANVLLMKDGSARLADFNMAAELEGTHAYTPAFSTPDYTPPELLWSEIGERGRQIRPSADVWAFGVLAHLVLTDTFPLPGGTPSARRDAAVRYARGTDELRLSPQLPDGWREIVRDCLARTHTERISSETLLRRVEEAAGTGPSPRLPRLRARRGRRSTLVLAAAAATVAVSGLAYGITTWAGDDASGTEGGGGGAPTPEKVVQASYGSGELRTDKGVPAAYRPLIVDSAHDCVQEKVTPALLAAMLKVESDFDPELSDPANDEYGIARWTPRVLRWWIRSDGVTAKTIPEPPFSPAESIPAMSRYLCWIAPRLDPKLDGDHRVLIAAAYRTSYEKVNDAAGVPPKYRDYAARVAHYLKEYTPAEKK, from the coding sequence GTGACCGAGGCGTACGCGGTCTCGGTGCCCAAGGGGTACCGGGTGGGGGCCTGGGAAGTGCGGGACCCGATCGCCACGGGCGCGTTCGGCAGCGTCTACGAGGCCCGGTGCGCCCACCCGCGCGAGGGCCTGCCGAAGTCGGCCGCGCTGAAGTTCCTGCCCACCGGCACGGGTACGCCCCGGCAGCTGACGCATCTGCGTGAACTCGCCGAGCGCGAGGTCGAGTTGCACCGAAGACTCACGCGCCCGCGGCTGATCCGGATGTACGAGACGCTCACCGTGGACGACCCGGGCCACCCCGAACTCGACGGCGCCACCGTCCTCGTACTGGAACGGGCCGAGGGCTCGCTCGCCGCGCTCCTCGCCCGCTCCCCGCACCCGCCGCACGGACCCGCGCTGCTCGCGCAGACCTGTGAGGGGCTGGCCCAGCTGCACAGCGCCGGCTGGGTGCACGGCGACCTCAAGCCCGCCAACGTCCTGCTGATGAAGGACGGTTCGGCCCGCCTCGCGGACTTCAACATGGCCGCCGAGCTGGAGGGCACCCACGCCTACACCCCCGCCTTCTCCACCCCCGACTACACCCCGCCCGAACTCCTCTGGTCGGAGATCGGCGAACGCGGCCGCCAGATCCGGCCCTCGGCCGACGTCTGGGCCTTCGGTGTCCTCGCCCATCTCGTCCTCACGGACACGTTCCCGCTGCCCGGCGGCACCCCCTCGGCCCGCCGGGACGCCGCGGTCCGGTACGCGCGCGGCACGGACGAGCTGCGGCTGTCCCCTCAACTCCCGGACGGCTGGCGGGAGATCGTGCGGGACTGTCTGGCCCGTACGCACACGGAACGGATCTCCTCGGAGACGCTGCTGCGGCGGGTGGAGGAGGCGGCCGGCACCGGCCCGTCGCCGCGCCTGCCGAGGCTGCGCGCCCGGCGCGGACGCCGCTCGACGCTGGTCCTCGCCGCCGCGGCCGCCACGGTCGCCGTCTCGGGGCTCGCGTACGGCATCACGACCTGGGCGGGCGACGACGCGAGCGGCACCGAGGGGGGCGGGGGCGGCGCTCCCACGCCCGAGAAGGTCGTCCAGGCTTCGTACGGCTCCGGCGAACTCCGTACCGACAAGGGCGTACCGGCCGCCTACCGGCCGCTGATCGTCGACTCCGCGCACGACTGCGTGCAGGAGAAGGTCACCCCGGCGCTCCTCGCCGCCATGCTGAAGGTGGAGAGCGACTTCGACCCGGAGCTGTCCGACCCCGCCAACGACGAGTACGGCATCGCCCGTTGGACCCCGCGCGTGCTGCGCTGGTGGATCCGGTCCGACGGCGTCACCGCCAAGACCATCCCCGAGCCGCCCTTCTCCCCGGCCGAGTCCATCCCCGCCATGAGCAGATACCTGTGCTGGATCGCGCCACGACTCGATCCCAAGCTCGACGGCGACCACCGCGTGCTGATCGCGGCCGCCTACCGGACGTCGTACGAGAAGGTGAACGACGCGGCCGGTGTTCCCCCGAAGTACCGCGACTACGCCGCCCGCGTCGCTCACTACCTCAAGGAGTACACGCCCGCGGAGAAGAAGTGA